One stretch of Halobacillus litoralis DNA includes these proteins:
- a CDS encoding YihY/virulence factor BrkB family protein, with amino-acid sequence MKNLISYVKDVIAEFQKDNIPLLGAAQAYYYLLAIVPLLILVLSILPYLNIDAETAIQAMSNVIPSDTAQVFRENIVAVVEQPSGGLLTVGILGTLWSASNGINAFIQSSNLAYNVEETRSFIKVRLLSIVLTIGMILAIIVALVLPVFGQVLIDMINLPSQTAVLLQVLRWTLSIVVIGTVLMALYHFAPNKNIPFKHILHGAVITAVLWQLISLAFSFYVSNFGNYSATYGSLGGIIILMLWFFLTGIILMVGAEINVIYHRRHGGEKSKAA; translated from the coding sequence GTGAAAAATTTGATATCCTATGTGAAAGATGTGATTGCCGAATTTCAGAAAGACAACATACCTCTGCTAGGCGCAGCACAGGCGTACTATTACTTATTGGCCATCGTTCCACTTTTAATTTTAGTGTTATCCATTCTCCCATATTTAAATATAGACGCTGAAACAGCCATTCAGGCAATGAGCAATGTGATCCCCAGTGATACAGCCCAAGTGTTCAGGGAGAACATCGTCGCTGTTGTGGAACAGCCAAGCGGCGGGCTTTTAACAGTTGGTATTTTAGGGACGCTTTGGTCTGCTTCGAATGGAATTAATGCGTTTATTCAGTCCTCGAACTTGGCTTACAACGTGGAAGAGACAAGGTCATTCATTAAAGTCCGTCTTCTTTCCATCGTGTTGACGATCGGGATGATATTGGCGATTATCGTTGCGCTTGTCCTGCCTGTATTCGGCCAGGTTTTAATTGATATGATTAATCTGCCATCTCAAACAGCCGTTTTATTGCAAGTACTGCGCTGGACGCTGAGTATCGTTGTCATTGGCACCGTTCTCATGGCCCTATATCATTTTGCACCCAATAAGAACATCCCCTTTAAACATATCCTTCATGGTGCTGTAATCACGGCTGTGCTCTGGCAGTTAATTTCTCTTGCTTTCTCTTTCTATGTGAGTAATTTCGGAAATTACTCTGCAACCTATGGAAGTCTTGGAGGAATAATCATTTTAATGCTATGGTTCTTCCTTACAGGGATCATCTTAATGGTAGGAGCAGAAATTAATGTCATATACCACCGTCGTCATGGCGGGGAAAAAAGTAAAGCAGCTTAG
- a CDS encoding PH domain-containing protein, translating to MGFLDGLMGNASQVDVDKIERELEGILIEGENIQNGYKVLRDSFIFTDRRLLLIDKQGMTGKKVEYHSIPYKSITHFSVETAGSFDLDSELKIWISGTNEPIGKLFKKDSPIEEVQQTLATYVL from the coding sequence ATGGGATTTTTAGATGGACTGATGGGCAATGCCAGTCAGGTGGATGTCGATAAGATTGAAAGAGAGCTTGAAGGCATTCTTATTGAAGGTGAAAACATTCAAAACGGTTATAAAGTTCTCAGAGATTCTTTCATTTTCACAGACCGACGCCTCCTGCTTATTGATAAGCAGGGCATGACAGGGAAGAAGGTCGAGTACCACTCCATTCCTTACAAAAGCATCACACACTTTAGTGTTGAGACAGCAGGGAGCTTTGATCTCGATTCCGAATTGAAAATCTGGATCTCTGGAACAAATGAACCAATTGGGAAACTCTTCAAGAAAGACAGTCCGATTGAAGAAGTCCAACAAACACTCGCCACTTATGTATTATAA
- the glgD gene encoding glucose-1-phosphate adenylyltransferase subunit GlgD — MDRIAGIINLDHEQDMLDELTYFRCGAAVPFAGRYRMIDFAISNMTNSRIESVAVFARRKYRSLMDHLEQGKAWDLDRKRGGLFILPPDWNDPTDISRGDLQHFHNNIDFINRTLANYIVVSGSQHICNINYQDVLQEHKSSGADVTVIYKKVDELYPEHQRAHKLDINQDNRVTAIHNDHSNNNVYMDMYIIEKDLLYSLIEKCIAHGCSHFFLDGIKAKLPEINIHAYEYHGGHALVNSVESYYRNSAKLLNPEEHDELFKDDAPVFTKVKNEAPSNYTATSNVTNTMVANGCVIEGHVEDSILFRGVKVAEGAVIKNSIIMQRCEIDSNAVLENVILDKDCNISNGKTLIGAPEKPYVVAKRRTM, encoded by the coding sequence ATGGATCGTATAGCAGGAATCATAAACTTAGATCACGAACAAGACATGTTGGATGAGTTGACCTATTTCCGTTGTGGCGCAGCCGTACCGTTTGCGGGGCGTTACCGGATGATCGACTTTGCCATTTCAAATATGACGAATTCCCGGATTGAATCCGTGGCGGTATTCGCTCGCAGAAAGTACCGCTCCCTGATGGACCATTTGGAACAAGGGAAAGCATGGGACTTGGACCGCAAGCGCGGGGGACTGTTCATCCTTCCTCCTGACTGGAATGATCCAACAGACATTTCACGTGGGGACTTGCAGCATTTCCACAACAATATCGATTTCATCAATCGAACGTTAGCCAACTATATCGTCGTCTCGGGCTCTCAGCATATCTGCAACATCAATTATCAAGATGTCCTTCAAGAGCATAAGAGCTCTGGTGCGGATGTTACGGTTATCTACAAAAAAGTCGATGAACTTTACCCCGAGCATCAAAGAGCCCACAAGCTTGACATTAATCAAGACAACCGTGTGACAGCGATCCACAATGATCATAGCAATAACAATGTGTACATGGATATGTACATCATTGAGAAAGACCTCTTGTACTCCTTAATTGAAAAATGCATCGCCCACGGCTGCTCCCACTTTTTCTTGGACGGGATTAAAGCCAAACTTCCTGAAATTAATATTCATGCGTATGAATACCATGGTGGTCATGCTTTGGTGAATTCTGTTGAAAGCTACTACCGTAACAGTGCGAAGCTCTTGAATCCAGAAGAACATGATGAATTGTTTAAGGATGATGCTCCTGTATTCACAAAAGTAAAAAACGAAGCACCTTCCAACTATACCGCGACATCCAACGTGACTAATACGATGGTCGCAAATGGATGTGTCATTGAAGGTCATGTTGAGGACAGCATTCTATTCCGCGGTGTGAAAGTCGCTGAAGGAGCGGTTATTAAAAATTCGATCATTATGCAACGCTGTGAAATTGATAGCAATGCCGTTTTAGAAAACGTCATTCTTGATAAAGATTGCAACATTTCAAATGGAAAGACATTAATTGGTGCTCCAGAGAAGCCGTATGTCGTAGCGAAAAGAAGAACAATGTAA
- a CDS encoding glycoside hydrolase family 13 protein: MRQKDMYHNSFEESYREPFGAAPKGSPVTLKIDLSDRYRVSHVILHYILDRTDDEKTKEMDLCSQEHQQVSYEATIRMPETPQLIWYFFEITLEDQTLFYGREKSYESGEGKVYDHIPPSWQITVYDSSYKTPDWWKNATMYQIFPDRFYTAGELQREKAPETSLIHAHWENEPVYIRNERGEVIRWDFFGGNLQGITEKLDYIEGLGVSVIYLNPIFEAESNHRYDTGDYHKIDPLLGTKEDLETLIKEASGRGIEIMLDGVFSHTGSNSIYFNREGKYDSLGAYQSKNSPYYSWYTFHHYPDEYDAWWGVGTLPTLNKENEDYQDFLVHDEESVIKTWQRSGMKNWRLDVADELTDDLISQIYRQLKKEDETSVLLGEVWEDASNKTAYGKRRDYFLGGVLDSVMNYPMRRLMLDFMKGEMDAYTVHRRLMTLSEHYPKEYFYAVMNMLSSHDVERIQTMLEDYLPDDFSQEEAEKLIIKQIKSLSLWLYAFPGVPSLYYGDEAGVTGGADPDNRKPYPWGRENEELLDWYKKIGQWRKEHTALRTGHWKSFTLDKDVIGFERWTENGVDHFNEETSDERMLYLFNRNTRKKIEINLPIQKGKWQHLENKKRIFSSKNNVLTIELEPCEAMLLRLMK; encoded by the coding sequence GTGAGACAAAAGGATATGTATCATAATAGTTTCGAAGAATCTTATCGAGAGCCTTTCGGCGCAGCGCCGAAGGGTTCTCCTGTTACGCTCAAAATTGATCTCAGTGACCGGTACAGGGTTTCCCACGTCATCCTTCATTACATCTTGGACCGCACAGATGACGAGAAAACGAAGGAGATGGACCTCTGCAGTCAGGAACATCAGCAGGTGTCTTATGAAGCTACAATCCGGATGCCTGAGACGCCGCAGCTCATCTGGTACTTTTTCGAAATCACCCTAGAGGACCAGACCCTTTTTTACGGAAGGGAAAAAAGCTATGAAAGTGGGGAGGGGAAAGTGTATGATCACATCCCTCCTTCTTGGCAGATTACGGTGTACGACTCTTCTTATAAAACCCCGGATTGGTGGAAAAACGCAACGATGTATCAAATTTTCCCGGATCGTTTCTACACGGCAGGGGAACTCCAGAGGGAGAAGGCGCCTGAAACAAGTCTGATCCACGCCCATTGGGAAAATGAACCGGTGTATATTCGAAATGAACGAGGAGAAGTTATCCGCTGGGATTTCTTCGGTGGTAACTTGCAAGGAATTACGGAAAAACTCGATTATATTGAAGGTTTAGGGGTATCGGTTATTTATTTGAATCCAATTTTCGAAGCGGAAAGCAACCACCGCTATGATACAGGCGATTACCATAAAATCGATCCTCTGCTCGGTACAAAAGAGGACTTGGAAACATTGATCAAGGAAGCGTCTGGAAGAGGGATTGAAATCATGCTGGACGGAGTGTTCAGTCATACTGGAAGTAACAGCATCTATTTTAATCGAGAAGGAAAATATGATTCGCTCGGCGCGTATCAGTCTAAAAACTCCCCGTACTACAGCTGGTACACCTTTCACCATTATCCAGATGAATACGATGCCTGGTGGGGCGTTGGAACTCTTCCTACATTGAATAAAGAAAATGAAGATTATCAAGACTTCCTCGTCCATGATGAAGAAAGTGTCATTAAAACTTGGCAGCGATCAGGGATGAAGAACTGGCGCCTGGACGTGGCAGATGAGCTGACCGATGACTTGATCAGTCAAATCTATCGGCAGTTGAAGAAGGAAGATGAAACGAGTGTCCTCCTTGGTGAGGTTTGGGAGGATGCTTCAAACAAAACGGCTTACGGAAAACGGCGGGACTATTTCTTGGGTGGTGTTTTGGATTCGGTGATGAACTACCCCATGCGCCGCTTGATGCTTGACTTTATGAAAGGTGAAATGGATGCTTATACCGTTCACCGCCGACTTATGACGTTAAGCGAACATTATCCGAAAGAGTATTTCTATGCCGTCATGAACATGCTTTCAAGTCACGATGTAGAGAGGATCCAAACGATGTTGGAAGACTACCTCCCTGATGACTTTAGTCAAGAGGAAGCAGAGAAACTCATCATCAAGCAAATCAAATCTCTCAGTCTATGGCTTTATGCTTTCCCAGGCGTACCATCCTTGTACTATGGAGATGAAGCGGGAGTGACAGGCGGGGCTGACCCTGATAACCGCAAACCTTACCCTTGGGGGCGGGAGAATGAAGAGTTGCTGGACTGGTATAAAAAAATCGGACAGTGGAGAAAAGAACATACCGCTCTCCGGACAGGTCACTGGAAGTCTTTCACCCTCGACAAAGATGTCATCGGTTTCGAGCGCTGGACAGAAAACGGTGTGGACCACTTCAATGAAGAAACAAGCGATGAACGAATGCTGTATTTATTCAACCGGAATACAAGAAAGAAAATAGAGATCAACTTGCCGATTCAAAAAGGGAAGTGGCAGCACCTGGAAAACAAAAAACGGATATTCAGTTCAAAAAACAATGTGTTAACAATTGAACTAGAACCTTGTGAAGCCATGTTATTACGCTTAATGAAATAG
- a CDS encoding FAD-binding oxidoreductase — MTKLKDKIQGEVLVPGDDQYEGTRKIFNAAITKRPSVIVVCKDAQDVSEAVMYATENDLEIAVRGGGHHVSGTSLTEGGLLIDLSQMTTVDVHKESQIVSVQGGATLADIDEETQKHGLAMPTGTVSETGIAGLALSGGVGYLRGVLGLSCDQLVEANVVTASGEQKVVNKDTNDDLFWAIRGGGGNFGVVTEFKFNLHLVGPEVLAFNVMYDLKDGMKVFRGLNEYLMTAPDEVSVNMTVMDLPPAPMLPEFLHNKSVMVIAGMYAGDADEGQGIINPLRKLAEPIIDQTGVIPYTDLQKKLDPMVPQGASFKGTSLFFKDLNEDTFKQLLEEKDKAPGGLLFQLWEMHGQVNSVPADFNAFSVRDSQYLLLLDLVYEPGNDKAADDWAEKFYETFAPFSLNGAAYLNGIDPDKDVIEKTYGSNYQRLQEIKAKYDPHNVFTRNHNIKANQNV, encoded by the coding sequence ATGACAAAATTAAAAGATAAGATCCAAGGCGAAGTCTTGGTACCAGGTGATGACCAGTACGAGGGGACAAGAAAAATTTTTAACGCCGCCATTACAAAAAGACCGTCCGTTATCGTCGTATGTAAGGATGCCCAGGATGTATCAGAAGCAGTGATGTATGCAACGGAAAACGATTTAGAGATTGCGGTCAGAGGGGGAGGTCACCACGTTTCAGGAACATCATTGACAGAAGGTGGTTTACTCATTGATCTTTCCCAGATGACAACCGTCGATGTACATAAAGAATCGCAAATCGTATCTGTCCAAGGTGGGGCTACTCTTGCGGATATCGATGAAGAAACACAAAAACATGGGTTGGCCATGCCAACCGGAACCGTTTCAGAAACTGGGATTGCAGGCCTTGCCTTATCTGGGGGTGTCGGGTACCTCCGCGGGGTGTTAGGCTTATCCTGCGACCAATTGGTAGAAGCGAACGTCGTGACCGCTTCTGGAGAACAAAAAGTGGTGAATAAGGACACAAATGATGATTTATTCTGGGCTATTCGTGGAGGTGGAGGTAACTTTGGTGTAGTGACAGAATTCAAATTCAATCTGCACCTCGTTGGTCCTGAAGTATTAGCATTTAACGTCATGTATGACTTGAAAGATGGCATGAAAGTATTCCGAGGTTTGAACGAATATTTAATGACCGCTCCTGATGAAGTCAGTGTAAACATGACAGTGATGGATCTTCCACCAGCACCCATGCTCCCGGAATTTCTTCATAATAAATCTGTGATGGTCATCGCAGGCATGTATGCGGGTGATGCTGATGAGGGACAGGGTATCATCAATCCATTGAGAAAGTTAGCGGAACCAATCATTGATCAGACGGGGGTCATCCCATATACGGATCTACAGAAAAAGTTGGACCCGATGGTACCGCAAGGCGCTAGTTTCAAAGGAACATCGCTGTTTTTCAAGGATCTTAATGAAGATACATTTAAACAACTACTAGAGGAAAAAGATAAGGCCCCTGGTGGACTTTTGTTCCAACTATGGGAAATGCATGGGCAAGTCAACTCCGTCCCTGCAGATTTTAATGCCTTCTCCGTCCGTGATAGTCAGTATTTACTGCTGCTAGATCTCGTTTATGAACCAGGCAACGATAAAGCTGCGGACGATTGGGCTGAAAAATTCTATGAAACATTCGCTCCCTTTTCATTAAACGGTGCCGCATATTTGAATGGCATCGATCCAGATAAAGACGTCATTGAAAAGACCTACGGTTCCAATTACCAGCGTTTGCAAGAAATTAAAGCAAAATACGACCCTCACAACGTTTTTACACGGAACCACAATATTAAAGCCAATCAAAACGTCTAA
- the rpoN gene encoding RNA polymerase factor sigma-54 has translation MKLELTHKQTTGLVMTTQMRQAITMLQWTSAELWEHIQQEIHENPILTLETSSIIPSTRHHREAYHDPIDQIVPDEKNWRDGLVEQAGWLKVDQSLKETLLFLIGNLDERGFCTVSEEEASLETGHSMNTVMRARRLLLQFEPMGVGCLDFKEFLLLQVEKKHPDSSVLSVLIENHLDDLATQNFKRVACELDIDEKCVIEALEVIQALEPRPLISDYGPNNIPSMPDLILERKDGGYVLRDPFSFSGQIQWDDQLVRMYKEGKEAHEYLDDCYKKARWLLQSIEQRQNTILKVAEMIIKHQRDFLNGGSLRPLTLKKVAKKLGVHESTISRTVANKVLQTPKGLYELKSFFVTGYHSADGAEVSSQHIKTLIREMIKEENPLKALSDQKMATELKEKHNVKVSRRTVAKYRVSQSAILIQTKSVGT, from the coding sequence ATGAAGCTTGAATTGACTCATAAGCAAACGACAGGCTTAGTAATGACAACACAAATGCGTCAAGCGATCACGATGCTCCAATGGACCTCTGCTGAATTGTGGGAACATATCCAGCAGGAAATCCATGAGAACCCCATTCTAACGTTAGAAACCTCAAGTATTATCCCTTCCACTCGTCATCATCGAGAGGCCTATCACGATCCCATTGATCAAATCGTACCCGACGAAAAAAACTGGCGTGATGGATTGGTGGAACAAGCAGGCTGGTTGAAGGTTGATCAGTCATTAAAAGAGACGCTTCTTTTTTTAATTGGGAATTTAGATGAACGGGGATTTTGTACAGTTTCTGAAGAAGAAGCGTCACTTGAAACCGGTCACTCCATGAATACGGTAATGCGGGCGAGACGCCTTTTATTACAATTTGAACCGATGGGTGTCGGGTGTTTGGATTTTAAAGAATTTTTACTCTTACAAGTAGAGAAAAAGCATCCGGATTCTTCCGTCTTATCTGTTTTAATTGAAAACCATTTAGATGACTTAGCCACTCAGAACTTCAAAAGGGTGGCTTGTGAACTGGACATAGATGAAAAATGTGTCATTGAAGCTTTAGAAGTAATCCAAGCTTTAGAACCACGTCCTTTAATTTCGGATTATGGACCGAACAATATCCCTTCGATGCCTGATTTGATACTAGAAAGAAAAGATGGGGGTTATGTGCTGCGTGACCCATTTTCTTTCAGTGGTCAAATCCAGTGGGATGATCAGTTGGTTCGTATGTACAAAGAGGGCAAAGAAGCCCATGAATATTTGGATGATTGCTATAAAAAAGCGCGCTGGCTTCTGCAAAGCATAGAGCAACGGCAAAACACCATTTTGAAAGTGGCGGAAATGATTATCAAACACCAGAGAGACTTTTTGAATGGAGGTTCATTGAGGCCTCTCACTTTAAAGAAGGTGGCTAAAAAATTGGGTGTCCATGAGTCGACGATCAGCCGGACCGTTGCCAACAAAGTTTTGCAGACTCCCAAAGGATTGTACGAATTGAAGAGCTTTTTTGTCACTGGTTATCACTCCGCGGATGGAGCAGAAGTTTCTTCTCAGCACATTAAAACTTTAATAAGAGAGATGATAAAAGAGGAAAACCCTCTGAAAGCTTTATCTGATCAAAAGATGGCGACCGAATTAAAAGAAAAGCATAACGTTAAAGTGTCGCGACGAACGGTTGCCAAATATCGAGTCTCTCAATCTGCCATCCTCATCCAAACGAAGAGCGTCGGCACGTGA
- the glgA gene encoding glycogen synthase GlgA, whose translation MNVLMIGSECTPFIKTGGLADVLGSLPHALKKQGADVRVVLPKYENMDDHWKEQLEHLGEMNVQLGWRSQYAGIEYIKYEGIPVYFIDNEYYFKRSNLYGYDDEAERFVFFNRAVMDWVCEMDWTPDVLHCHDWQTGLIPVYLHTHYKEVEKLQGMKTVFTIHNLKYQGVFAQSVLHDLMDFDENMMSEDAFEFFGDINFMKGALNYADFITTVSETYAKEIQTPYYGENLDGVLRKRTDELIGIVNGIDDQNYNPMKDDALAFPYRSSLIKKAQNKMWLQAELGLPVRKDVPMIGIVSRLVEQKGFDLIGRVIDELLHDDDVQIVLLGTGEYQYEQMLQWAQHRHPEKMSTNIRFSEPFSRQIYAASDLFLMPSRFEPCGIGQLIALRYLAAPIVRETGGLADTVQPYNEETGEGNGFTFTNYNAHDMLYTIRRALEFYQEPAAWQNLVKNICKSKFTWKNSADQYMDLYQSMFR comes from the coding sequence GTGAATGTATTGATGATTGGTTCTGAGTGTACCCCTTTTATAAAAACGGGTGGTCTTGCCGATGTTTTGGGTTCTCTTCCTCATGCCTTGAAAAAGCAGGGCGCGGATGTCAGGGTCGTCCTGCCGAAATATGAAAACATGGATGATCACTGGAAAGAGCAGCTGGAGCATCTGGGTGAGATGAATGTGCAGCTGGGATGGCGCAGCCAATATGCTGGAATCGAATATATCAAATATGAAGGCATTCCTGTTTATTTCATAGATAACGAGTATTATTTCAAGCGTTCCAATCTATACGGATACGATGATGAAGCCGAACGTTTCGTATTCTTTAACCGTGCCGTGATGGATTGGGTCTGTGAGATGGACTGGACGCCTGATGTTTTGCATTGCCACGACTGGCAGACGGGGTTGATTCCGGTTTACTTACATACCCACTACAAGGAAGTTGAGAAACTTCAAGGTATGAAAACAGTTTTTACCATCCATAATTTGAAGTATCAAGGCGTTTTTGCGCAATCTGTGCTTCATGATTTGATGGACTTTGATGAGAACATGATGTCGGAAGATGCGTTTGAATTTTTCGGAGACATCAATTTTATGAAAGGGGCCTTGAATTACGCGGACTTCATTACAACAGTCAGTGAAACTTACGCAAAAGAGATTCAAACGCCTTATTATGGGGAAAACCTAGACGGAGTGTTACGTAAGCGTACTGATGAATTGATCGGGATCGTTAACGGCATCGACGATCAAAACTATAACCCTATGAAAGACGATGCCCTGGCGTTTCCTTATCGCAGTTCTTTGATCAAGAAAGCCCAAAACAAAATGTGGCTGCAGGCGGAACTTGGTTTGCCAGTCAGAAAAGATGTTCCAATGATTGGCATCGTTTCCAGGCTGGTGGAGCAAAAAGGATTCGATTTAATCGGGCGGGTCATCGATGAGTTATTACATGACGATGACGTCCAGATCGTCTTACTTGGTACAGGCGAATACCAATATGAACAGATGCTCCAGTGGGCTCAGCACCGACACCCAGAAAAAATGTCTACGAACATCCGATTTTCAGAACCTTTTTCCAGACAGATTTATGCGGCGAGCGATCTATTCCTCATGCCATCCCGTTTTGAACCATGTGGCATCGGCCAGTTGATCGCTTTGCGATATTTGGCTGCTCCGATTGTAAGAGAAACGGGAGGACTCGCGGACACCGTCCAGCCATATAATGAAGAGACGGGAGAAGGGAACGGATTTACGTTTACGAACTACAATGCGCATGACATGCTGTACACCATTCGCAGAGCGCTCGAATTCTATCAGGAACCTGCTGCTTGGCAGAATCTTGTGAAGAACATTTGCAAGAGTAAGTTCACATGGAAAAACTCTGCTGATCAATATATGGATCTTTATCAATCCATGTTTCGTTAG
- a CDS encoding DmpA family aminopeptidase has protein sequence MTRNKTTREHGIIIGSKPTGPRNQITDVPGVTVGHYTLNKNRVQTGVTAILPHQGNLFQNKSVASAHVINGFGKSAGTIQLEELGTLEAPIVLTNTFGVGAAFDALVAYTLERNPEIGRTTGTVNPVIGECNDMFINDIREQTVTKEHVLQAIADAQDHFTEGCVGAGRGMLCYSLKGGIGSSSRKVQLAHGSYTIGVLTLTNFGKLNDLRIDGQPIGQKLKGRIQAQEKKDKGSIMIVVATDLPVTDRQIKRICKRTVTGLSRTGSMIGNGSGDIVIGFSTSTTIPHQKSEEVMTFSSIHEEDMDEAFRAVGEATEESILESLFQATPVNGRDNHQRPTLTELIESYPIRFQPTRI, from the coding sequence ATGACTAGGAATAAAACGACCCGTGAACACGGAATCATCATAGGTTCCAAGCCTACCGGTCCACGTAATCAGATCACCGACGTTCCTGGGGTGACCGTCGGGCATTACACATTAAACAAGAATAGGGTCCAGACAGGAGTTACCGCCATTCTTCCGCATCAGGGCAACCTTTTTCAAAATAAATCGGTGGCTTCTGCTCATGTCATCAATGGGTTTGGCAAGTCCGCGGGAACGATTCAGCTTGAAGAACTCGGGACGCTGGAAGCACCCATTGTATTAACGAACACGTTCGGTGTGGGAGCCGCTTTTGATGCTCTCGTCGCTTATACTCTTGAGCGAAATCCAGAGATCGGCCGTACGACGGGTACGGTCAATCCTGTCATTGGAGAATGCAACGATATGTTTATCAATGATATAAGGGAACAGACGGTGACCAAGGAACATGTTTTACAAGCTATTGCAGATGCCCAAGATCACTTCACGGAAGGGTGCGTTGGAGCAGGGCGGGGGATGCTCTGTTATTCTTTGAAAGGTGGGATTGGTTCTTCTTCAAGGAAGGTACAGCTTGCACATGGCAGCTATACGATAGGCGTTCTAACCCTTACGAATTTTGGTAAACTGAATGATCTTAGGATTGATGGTCAACCGATTGGCCAAAAATTAAAAGGCCGGATTCAAGCCCAAGAAAAAAAGGATAAAGGATCAATCATGATCGTAGTCGCAACCGACCTCCCAGTGACAGACCGGCAAATAAAGAGAATTTGCAAAAGGACCGTGACTGGATTGTCGAGAACCGGGTCGATGATTGGAAATGGAAGCGGAGATATTGTGATCGGATTTTCAACGTCCACAACCATCCCTCACCAAAAATCTGAGGAAGTGATGACTTTTTCATCGATTCATGAAGAAGATATGGACGAAGCCTTCCGAGCGGTCGGGGAAGCTACCGAGGAATCCATTCTTGAGTCCCTTTTTCAAGCGACACCAGTGAACGGGAGAGACAACCATCAAAGACCTACCTTAACGGAACTGATTGAAAGTTACCCCATCAGATTTCAGCCCACAAGGATTTAG